One part of the Microtus ochrogaster isolate Prairie Vole_2 chromosome 18, MicOch1.0, whole genome shotgun sequence genome encodes these proteins:
- the LOC106143732 gene encoding protocadherin beta-6, whose amino-acid sequence METALAKTPKKRQVVFLTILLLLWEAGSEAIRYSIPEETETGYLVANLAKDLGLRVGELATRGARIHHRGNKELLQLDAESGNLILKKKPDREVLCGATEPCILHFQLILENPVQFFQTDLQLTDINDHSPEFPHREMPLKIQESVQPGTVFPLKAAQDPDIGSNAVQNYTVNPNLHFHVVTHSRADGRKYPELVLDRALDREEQPELTLTLTAVDGGSPPKSGTTTVRIEVVDINDNAPQFVQSLYEVQIPENSPLDALVLTVTARDLDAGIHGNVAYSLFQGGEVSQPFVIDQVTGEIRLKGALNFEATTYYTMEIVAADNGGLSGKCSVAIQVLDVNDNAPKLTISSLTSSIPENVPEAVAAVFSVSDPDSGDNGRMVCSIQNDLPFLLKPTFENYYTLVTEGPLDRENRAEYNITITVTDLGTPRLTTQHTITVQVSDVNDNAPAFTQSSYTLFVEENNSPALHIGTISATDSDSGSNAHITYSLLPTHDPQLDLSSLISINADNGQLFALRALDYEALKTFEFRVGATDQGSPALSSQALVRVQVLDANDNAPFVLYPLQNASAPFTELLPRAAEPGYLVTKVVAVDRDSGQNAWLSFQLLKSTEPGLFSVWTHNGEVRTSRLLSERDVPKHRLLLLVKDNGDPPRSASVTLHVLVVDGFPQPYLPLPEVAHDPAQDEDALTLYLVIALASVSSLFLSSVLLFVGVRLCRRTRATSLGGCSVTEGHFPGQLVDVSSTGTLSQGYQYEVCLTGDSGTTDFKFFNPIIPSGLFQDP is encoded by the coding sequence ATGGAGACAGCTCTAGCAAAAACGCCAAAGAAAAGGCAAGTCGTTTTTCTTACTATATTGCTGCTTTTATGGGAGGCTGGCTCTGAGGCAATTAGATATTCTATTCcagaagaaacagagactggATACTTGGTGGCTAATCTGGCAAAAGATCTGGGGCTTAGGGTGGGTGAATTGGCCACTAGAGGGGCGCGAATCCATCATAGAGGAAACAAAGAGCTCTTGCAGCTGGATGCAGAGTCCGGGAATTTGATCCTGAAGAAAAAACCAGATAGGGAGGTGCTGTGTGGGGCGACAGAACCCTGTATACTGCACTTCCAGCTCATACTGGAAAACCCTGTGCAGTTCTTCCAAACTGACCTGCAGCTCACAGACATAAACGACCATTCCCCAGAGTTCCCTCACAGGGAAATGCCCCTAAAAATTCAAGAAAGCGTCCAGCCAGGGACTGTGTTTCCATTGAAGGCTGCTCAGGATCCTGACATAGGCAGCAATGCTGTTCAGAACTACACAGTCAACCCCAACCTCCACTTCCATGTCGTTACTCACAGTCGTGCTGATGGCAGGAAATACCCAGAGCTGGTGCTGGACAGAGCCCTGGACAGGGAGGAGCAGCCTGAGCTCACTTTAACCCTCACTGCTGTGGATGGTGGGTCGCCACCCAAGTCTGGAACCACCACAGTTCGCATTGAAGTAGTGGACATCAATGATAATGCTCCCCAGTTTGTACAGTCGCTCTATGAAGTTCAGATTCCCGAGAACAGCCCCCTTGATGCCTTAGTATTGACTGTCACTGCCAGGGATTTAGATGCTGGGATACATGGGAATGTAGCCTACTCTTTGTTTCAAGGTGGTGAAGTTTCTCAACCATTTGTAATAGACCAAGTTACAGGAGAAATTCGCCTTAAAGGGGCATTGAATTTTGAGGCAACAACGTATTATACCATGGAAATTGTAGCGGCAGACAATGGAGGTCTTTCAGGAAAATGCAGTGTAGCTATACAGGTGTTGGATGTGAATGACAACGCCCCTAAACTCACCATATCTTCGCTCACTAGTTCAATCCCAGAAAATGTTCCTGAAGCTGTAGCCGCTGTTTTCAGTGTTTCTGACCCAGATTCTGGGGACAATGGAAGGATGGTGTGTTCTATTCAGAATGATCTTCCATTTCTCTTAAAACCCACATTTGAGAACTATTACACTTTAGTGACAGAGGGGCCACTGGACAGAGAGAACAGAGCTGAGTACAACATCACCATCACAGTCACCGACCTGGGAACACCCAGGCTCACAACCCAGCACACCATAACAGTGCAGGTCTCTGACGTCAACGACAACGCCCCCGCCTTCACACAAAGCTCCTACACCCTGTTTGTTGAAGAGAACAATAGCCCCGCCCTGCACATAGGCACCATCAGCGCCACAGACTCAGACTCAGGCTCCAATGCTCATATCACCTACTCACTGCTGCCCACCCACGACCCGCAGCTGGACCTCTCCTCGCTCATCTCCATCAATGCTGACAACGGACAGCTGTTCGCGCTCAGGGCACTGGACTACGAGGCCCTGAAGACCTTCGAGTTCCGCGTGGGCGCCACAGACCAAGGCTCTCCCGCGCTCAGCAGTCAGGCGCTGGTGCGCGTGCAGGTGCTGGACGCCAACGACAATGCGCCCTTCGTGCTCTACCCGCTGCAGAACGCCTCTGCGCCCTTCACAGAGTTGCTGCCCAGGGCGGCAGAACCCGGCTACCTGGTCACCAAAGTGGTGGCTGTGGACCGCGACTCTGGCCAGAATGCCTGGCTGTCATTCCAGCTGCTGAAGTCCACGGAGCCAGGACTGTTCAGCGTGTGGACTCACAATGGCGAGGTGCGCACCTCCAGGCTGCTGAGTGAGCGCGATGTgcccaagcacaggctgctgctgctggtcaaGGACAATGGCGATCCTCCGCGGTCTGCCAGTGTCACTCTGCACGTGCTGGTGGTGGATGGCTTCCCTCagccctacctgcctctgccagagGTGGCGCACGATCCCGCGCAGGATGAGGACGCACTCACGCTGTACCTGGTCATTGCCTTGGCATCGGTCTCTTCACTCTTCCTCTCGTCTGTTCTGCTGTTTGTGGGGGTAAGGCTGTGCAGGAGGACCAGGGCGACCTCACTGGGTGGCTGCTCTGTGACTGAGGGCCACTTTCCTGGTCAACTGGTGGATGTCAGCAGTACAGGGACCCTGTCCCAGGGTTACCAGTATGAGGTGTGTCTGACTGGAGACTCTGGGACCACAGATTTCAAGTTCTTTAATCCCATTATCCCCAGTGGTCTGTTTCAAGACCCCTAG
- the LOC101983348 gene encoding protocadherin beta-4-like isoform X1, whose translation MESIHPNRQVMAFIFILVLVHVWSEPTIRYSIMEETESGSFVARLAKDLGLKSGDLRTRSARVVSDDYKQRLLLDPETGDLLLREKLDREELCASVDPCVLHFQVSLEKPMQYYQGELLIQDINDHSPEFPDREMLLKIRENSQPGTLLPLNLAQDLDVGSNGLQEYTVNPNSHFHVLTRNNSEGRKYPELVQDRALDREEQAELSLTLTALDGGSPPRSGTAMVRILILDINDNAPEFVKTPYEVQVLESSPPDSEVLTVLAQDADAGNFGRVSYGLFQASDEVQQTFSINEITGEIRLKKGLDFEKIKSYHVKIEATDGGGLSGKGAVLIEVVDVNDNAPELTISSLTSSVPENAPETVISISRVGDRDSGENGKVICSIPETLPFILKSTFKNFYTLVTESPLDRESRAEYNITITVSDMGTPRLTTQHTITVQVSDINDNAPAFTQTSYTLFVQENNSPALHIGTISATDSDSGSNAHITYSLLPTHDSHLPITSLVSINAENGQLFALRALDYEALQSFEFLVGATDQGSPALSSQALVRVQVLDANDNVPFVLYPLQNASAPFTELLPKAAEPGYLVTKVVAVDRDSGQNAWLSFQLLKATEPGLFSVWAHNGEVRTSRLLSDRDAPKHRLLLLVKDNGDPPRSASVTLHVLLVDGFSQPYLPVLEVARDPAHDNENLLTLYLVIALASVSSLFLLSVLLFVGVRLCRRAQAASLAGCSAPERHFPGHLVDVSGAGTLSQSYQYEVCLTGDSGTGEFRFLNPMIPELLVQDSGRELKENLHGRESFVFS comes from the coding sequence ATGGAGAGCATTCACCCAAACAGGCAAGTCATggcttttatatttattctgGTTTTGGTTCACGTTTGGAGTGAGCCTACAATTCGATACTCTATcatggaggaaacagaaagcGGTTCCTTTGTTGCCCGTCTGGCCAAGGACCTGGGTCTGAAATCTGGGGACCTGAGAACCCGGTCTGCACGGGTGGTGTCAGATGATTACAAGCAGCGACTGCTGCTGGATCCCGAGACTGGAGATCTGCTTCTGAGGGAGAAACTAGACCGGGAAGAGCTCTGTGCCTCTGTGGACCCCTGTGTGCTGCATTTCCAGGTGTCTCTTGAAAAGCCAATGCAGTATTATCAAGGAGAATTACTGATCCAGGACATAAATGACCACTCACCAGAGTTCCCAGATAGggaaatgcttttgaaaatacGAGAAAACAGTCAGCCAGGAACTCTGTTACCACTGAATTTAGCCCAGGATTTGGATGTGGGCAGCAATGGGCTTCAAGAGTACACAGTCAACCCCAACTCTCATTTTCATGTCCTCACTCGAAATAATAGTGAAGGCAGGAAATACCCAGAATTGGTGCAGGACAGAGCCCTGGACAGAGAGGAGCAGGCAGAGCTGAGCTTGACCCTCACGGCTCTGGATGGGGGCTCTCCACCTAGGTCAGGAACAGCCATGGTTCGAATCCTGATCCTGGACATCAATGACAATGCCCCTGAATTTGTGAAGACCCCCTATGAGGTGCAGGTCCTGGAGAGCAGCCCCCCAGACTCCGAGGTCCTGACTGTCCTAGCACAGGATGCAGATGCTGGCAACTTTGGGAGAGTTTCCTATGGCTTGTTCCAAGCATCAGATGAAGTTCAACAGACTTTCTCAATAAACGAAATCACGGGAGAAATACGACTGAAAAAGGGATTGGACTTTGAGAAAATTAAGTCTTACCACGTGAAAATCGAGGCAACGGATGGAGGAGGCCTTTCTGGGAAGGGCGCTGTGCTGATAGAGGTGGTGGATGTGAACGACAACGCCCCAGAGCTGACCATATCTTCACTGACCAGCTCAGTCCCAGAAAATGCTCCTGAGACTGTAATCAGCATCTCCAGAGTTGGAGACAGGGATTCCGGAGAGAATGGAAAGGTGATTTGTTCTATTCCAGAAACCCTGCCGTTCATCCTAAAATCCACTTTCAAGAATTTCTACACCCTGGTGACAGAGAGTcctctggacagagagagcagagctgaGTACAACATCACCATCACAGTAAGCGACATGGGCACACCCAGGCTCACAACCCAGCACACCATAACAGTCCAGGTCTCTGACATCAACGACAACGCCCCCGCCTTCACACAAACCTCCTACACCCTGTTTGTCCAAGAGAACAACAGCCCCGCCCTGCACATAGGCACCATCAGCGCCACAGACTCAGACTCAGGCTCCAATGCCCACATCACCTACTCGCTGCTGCCCACTCACGACTCGCATCTGCCCATCACCTCGCTGGTCTCCATAAATGCCGAAAATGGTCAGCTGTTCGCTCTCAGGGCGCTGGACTATGAGGCCCTGCAGAGCTTCGAGTTCCTCGTGGGCGCCACAGACCAAGGCTCGCCGGCGCTCAGCAGCCAGGCGCTGGTGCGCGTGCAGGTGCTGGACGCCAACGACAATGTGCCCTTCGTGCTCTACCCGCTGCAGAACGCCTCTGCGCCCTTCACTGAGCTGCTGCCCAAGGCAGCGGAGCCAGGATACCTGGTCACCAAGGTGGTGGCTGTGGACCGCGACTCTGGCCAGAACGCTTGGCTTTCATTCCAGCTGCTGAAGGCCACGGAGCCAGGACTGTTCAGCGTGTGGGCTCACAATGGCGAGGTGCGCACCTCCAGGCTGCTGAGCGACCGTGATGCgcccaagcacaggctgctgctgctggtcaaGGACAATGGCGATCCTCCGCGGTCTGCCAGTGTCACTCTGCATGTGCTGCTGGTGGATGGCTTCTCTCAACCCTACTTGCCAGTACTGGAGGTGGCACGCGACCCCGCGCACGACAATGAGAACTTGCTCACGTTGTATCTGGTCATTGCCTTGGCGTCTGTGTCTTCGCTCTTTCTCTTGTCTGTGCTACTGTTTGTGGGCGTGAGACTGTGCAGGAGAGCTCAGGCAGCCTCTCTGGCTGGTTGCTCTGCTCCTGAGAGACACTTTCCTGGACACCTGGTGGATGTCAGTGGAGCAGGAACCTTGTCCCAGAGCTACCAGTATGAGGTGTGTCTGACTGGGGATTCTGGGACTGGTGAGTTCAGATTTCTCAATCCCATGATCCCTGAGCTTTTGGTTCAAGATTCTGGGAGAGAACTTAAGGAAAATCTCCACGGCAGGGAGAGCTTTGTTTTTAGCTAA